Genomic window (Streptomyces sp. RerS4):
CGACGCGCTCGTACGCATCGACACCGCGCGGCGCACCGCCGAGGTGGACGGCGCGGTGCTGGACCTGACGTACCTGGAGTTCGAGCTGCTGGCCCACCTCGTGGCCCACCCCCACCGGGTGCACAGCCGGGACCAGTTGGTCACCACCGTGTGGGGCTACGGGCACGTAGGCGACGGCCGTACGGTCGACGTCCACATCGCCCGGCTGCGCCGCAAGCTGGGCGCCGCCCACCGGGGCGCGATCCAGACGGTGCGCCGGGTGGGGTACAAGTACTCGCCGCTGACGTAGGGACGGACGACGGTGGGCCCGTACTCCCCCCCCCGGGAGTACGGGCCCACCGTGCGCTACGCCGCCTACGCCTGCTGCGGCGCCTTGGCCCGGCGGCGCGCGGCCGCGAAGCCGAGGGCGATGTCACCCGCGAGGAAGACCAGCAGGCTGATCCCCAGCAGCGGGACGAACCACCCGACGAGCGCCGTCACGCACGCGAGCGGCAGCAGCGCCGTCACCGGCAGCCGGCGCCAGGCGCCGCGCGGCTGCGGGCGGCCGAACGACAGCCCGCGCTCCTTGGTGGGCCGACGCATCCACCACATCCGGTAGCCCCACCCGACGAGGAACATCACGGCGACGGCGAGCGCGGCCAGCGCGAGCTGGTTGACGATCCCGAAGGTCTGGCCCATGTGCAGGTCGATGCCGAAGCGGGTGAGCTTCGCGAGCAACGGGTAGTCCGCGAACCGCAGTTCGTCCATGATCCGGCCGTCGGCGGGGTCCACTGCGACGGTGTCCAGGTGCACCGGCACCTGCTTGTCGGCCTCCTTGATGACGTAGCCCTTGCCCTGGGCGGGCAGGGTCACGCGCAGGCTCTCGGTGACCCCGGCGGCGCGGGCGGCGGCGACGGCACGGTCGATGCCCACGTCGGCGGTCGGGGGCGGCGGAGGCATCTCCATGTCCTCGGTCATCACATGGCCGGCGTGCTCGTCGGAGCCCGCAGACGCCGCGCCGTCGAGCTTGGCGGAGACGGACGGGGTGGCTCCGCCGAGCCGGTCCTGGACCTGTCCGATGTTCTCGCCCGCGTACTTCGACCAGGTCAGGCCGGTGGCGGACAGGACGACGAGCCCGGCGACGGCCCACAGGCCGACGGTGCCGTGCCAGGACAGCGTGCGGCGGCGGCCGGTGGCCTTGCGGTCGGGCAGGACCAGGTCCGCCTTGCGGGCGCGGCGCCGGCCGATCCACAGGGCGAGGCCGCCGAGGGCGACCACCCACAGCCAACTGGCGGCCAGCTCGCTGTAGTTCCGGCCGAACTCGCCGAGTTGGAGACTGGAGTGGAACTCGCTCAGCCAGGCCCGCAGCGGCAGCGCGTCACCGGCGGTGGTGAGCTGTCCGCGCACGTCGGCGGTGTACGGGTCCACGAAGACGGTGAGGGTCTCACCCTCGCCGAGCCCGGGGCTCTCCATGATCACGCGCGTGGTCGCCTCGGCCTCGGGGGCGGGCCACACGCCCAGCACCTTGCCCTCGGGGGCGGCGCTCTGGGCGGCCTTCACCTGCTGACCGAGCGGGAGGACGCTCCCGCCGACGCGGTCGACGGTCAGCTGGTCGGAGTAGAGGATCCGTTCGGCCTGCCAGGAGCCCGCGTACAGCAGGCCGGTGGTGGCGGCGAGGAAGAGGAGCGGGGCGACGAGCAGCCCGGCGTAGAAGTGCAGCCGCAGGAGCAGCGGGCGCAGGGCGGCCCAGGTGCCGCCGGTGGTGGGCGGGACGTCTTGTGCCTCGGCGTCCCGTGCGGGGACGGGGACGTCCTTGATTTCGTCGAGGGACATGCGGGTCCTAAGGGTTGGCGAAGACAGGGGTGATCGGCCCCGTGGTCTCGCCCCCCTCGCCGACAGGAAGAAGACGGGCAGGAAGGGAAGGGTGTGCCGTCGGACCGGCTCAGGCCGGCTGCGGGTGCGGATGCGCCGCGTGGGTGGCGGCGGCCGCACGGCGACGACGGCACGGCCTCGGGGCCGTGGTGCGGGCGTCTCGCCGCGCGGGCGGACCGCGCCGGACGACGGTGTGGGCGTGCACGGCTCCGCGCAGTCGCCGTGGTGGTACGTACGGGGCCCGGTGCGCGGGCGGGGCCGGTACGGGGACCACCCGCGCGCGCAGCAGAGCGAGGACGCGGGCCAGCGGCCGAGCGGCGACCAGCGCGGTCGCGCCGAGCGCGGCGGCGACCCGGAAGACGGCCGCCTCCCCCCAGGCCAGCCACGCGGCACAGAACAGCCCGGCCACCAGGTGCGCGACGACCATCCCGAACCCACCATGCCCGGCCGCGCCGGCAAGGTCGGCGAGCGCCGAAGGGTCCGCGAGCGCGGAGGGGTCGACGAGGGCGGAGGGTCGGCCGCGCCGGTCGCGTGGCCCGCGTCGGACGCGGCGGCCGGGTCAAGGCCCGCCGGGCCGTGGGCGGTGCGCCCGGGGTCCGTCCGCCGTGGGCGTGGCCGTGCCCGGGAGCGGCGGCGTGCGCGCCGGGCACGTGGTGGTGGCCGGGCATCGGCTCCGATGGGGACGCCGGGCCGGGGGGCGGCGTCGACATGGCCGCGTGGGCCCCGCTCGCCGAGAAGGCCAGGTGCAGCATCCCCTGGACGGAGAGCAGCGCCGCGGTGATACCGACGGGCCCGCACCGTCCGCGGCCGGCGGCCACCCAGGCCGGTACACAGGTCGCCACAAAGGCACCCAGAAGCCAGGGAACCGGGATGTCCGTCCCGGACATGTACGAATGCCCCACCGCGCCCAAAGCCACGCACACGGCCGCGAACATCGCGGCCCGTGCGACGCGCATCGGCGCGCGGGATCGGGATTCAGACATGTCCCGGTCATCGTCGCACGGGGGCCGCCCTCACCCACAAGGGGGCCGTATCAGATCATGATCCGGTGAATCCATCGCCATGGTCATGGTCATTGCCCCTGGGCGCTCTCTACTCCGGCGGGGTCCAGCTCGGGGCGTACGCCCTGGAACGACTGGCTCCGGCCGAGCGGGAACGCGTCCTGCGCACCTGCTCGACGAACGTCGACAATCTCGACGCCGGCCACTGGCAGACCCTCCTGACCAGTGCCTTCGTGGTCGAGGAGCCGATGCCGCTGCCCTACGCGCTGCTCCTCGTCGCCGTGCTCGGGTACGCGGAGTACGCGTACGGGGCGTGGTGGACGGCCGCCACGTTCCTGTTCGGGCACGCCACGGCCACCCTCCTCGTCCACGGCGTCCTGCGGCGCACCGCGGACACCGAGACCCGCCGGGCCGTGGACGTCGGCACGAGTTACGGGTTCAACGCCGTGCTCGGCACCCTGACCTCGGCCCTGCCCCGCGGCCCGGTGCGCCACGGCACGCGCGCGGCGCTGCTGGCGGTGGGCGCGTGGCCGGTGCTGCGGCGCGAGCGGACCTTCACGGACGTCGGGCACCTCGTGGCGCTGGGCCTCGGGATCGGGCTGTCATTCGCCGTCGATTGTCTTTCCGAAAAGAATCATCGGAAAATCGCTCTTGCCTGACCTGAATGCCGTGGATGGACACATTCATCCGAGTAACACGAGTAACCAAGTAACTGAGCAACCGAGTAGCCCGATCGCTGGAGCCGCAACGATGACCGCCAAGCCCTCCACCACCGTCGCCAACCTCCGCGACCTCGGTGGCATCCCGCTCGCAGGCGGCCGCAGCGTCCGCCCCGGCCTCGTCCTGCGCTCCGGCGCGCTCGACCGGCTCGACCTCGACGCCGACCCCGTGATGGCCGGCCTCGGCCTGCGCACCGTCATCGACCTGCGCAGCGCGCCCGAGCGCGCCGACCACCCGGACCTGCTGCCCGACGGCGCCCGGCTGCTGGTGCGCGACGTCCTCGCGGACAAGATGAGCGAGAGCCGCATGCCGGCGGCAGCGCAGCTCAAGGACCTGCTGGCGGACCCGGTGGTGGCCGAGGAGCGGCTCGGCAACGGCAAGGCGCAGGCCCTCTTCGGGTCGGTCTACCGCTCCTTCGTCAGCACCGCGTCGGCGCAGGACGCGTACCGGACGCTGCTGACCGAGGCCGCCGACCCGCAGGCGGGCCCGCTGCTCTTCCACTGCACGGCCGGCAAGGACCGTACGGGCTGGGGCGCCACGGTGATCCTCGCGCTGCTCGGGGCGGACGAGGAGACCCTGATGGCCGAGTACCTGTCGGTGAACCCGGCGGTGAAGGAGGCCTTCGCCCCGCTGATCGAGGGCTTCACGGCGGCCGGCGGGGACCCGGAGATCGCGCTCGCGCTGATCGGCGTCTTCCCGTCCTACCTGGAGGCGGGCCTGGACGAGGTGCGGGTGCGCTTCGGTTCCATGGAGAAGTACGTGCGCGAGGGGCTGGGCGTTCCCGACGAGACGGTCGAGGCGCTGCGCGCGCGGCTGATCGCCTGACGGCACCCGGCCGCCGGGCCGCCGGCCGCCAGGGAACTCGTGTAACCCGCGTAACCCGTGTAAGCCTCCGCCACCGCGATTCGTCCGAACGTGTGCGCTGGAGGCGGGTGACCATCCGACGATTCGCTCGTTCTGCTGAACGTGACTGCGCCGGACACCGCCACCCGCCCCCTGCCTCCCGACGTCGAGCAGGCCGAGGCCGCCATCGTCGAGCACTACCCGCGGCTGGTGCGGCTCGCCTACCTGGTGCTGCCGCCCTCCCTCGGCCGCAACCGACGGGTCCTCACCGCCCATTCGCTGACCCAGCGGGCCCTGCCGCGCGGCCGTCGCGCCGTCGACCCCGCCGCCGTGCGGGGCGGGGTCCCGGCGCAGCGCGACGGGGTGGACGGGCCCGAGTCCGGGTACGCGTACGTCCGGCTGCGCGTGCTGCGTTCGGCGCTGGAGGCGGGGATCCCGCTGACGTTCAAGGCGCTCCCGCTGCGCGGGCAACTGCCCGCGCTGCTCCCCCAGGTGTGGGGGCTTCGGCTCTTCCCGCGCTCGGGCGGGGCCGAGGAGCTGGCGCTGGACCAGTGGCTGGCGACCCTGAACGGCCCAGGGCGCGCCGCCTGCGTGCTGCGGGCCCTGGAGGGGCTCGCGGAGGCGGACGTGCTGCGGGTGCTCGCCGAGGCCGGGGTGGCGGATCCCGAGGCGGCGGTCGCCGAGTCGGGGGATCCGGTGCACGACGGCCTCTTCGCCTCCCCCGAGTTCGACCCGTGCGTGCTCCAGGCCCGGCCCACCGACCTGCTGCGGCGGCGCCGGCTGGTCCGGGCCGGGCTGGCCGGGGCGGTGGCCCTCGCGGTGTGCGGGGCGCTGCTGGCGCTGCCGGGCGGCGGGTGGGGTCCGACGGGCCGGCCGCCCCGCTGTACGCGCGCAACGCGGCGGCGGAGCAGGCCCTCGACCCGGGGCAGCTGACGCGGGTGGCGCCCACGGTGTGGCGTACGGCGTCCCGTACCGACTACGCGGCCTGGCCCGCGCGCGGCGACCGCGTCGGCGACACGGAACTGCTGCGCCGCGCCCTGGCCACCTGGGCCCGCCCCGGCAGGACGGTGGTGGTCTCGGCGACGCCCGGCACGCCGTCCGGGCCGCCGATGGGACCGCCGCAGCTGCTGTTCGCGGGCACCGTCGACCAGGCGGTGGTGGTCCTCTTCCACGACGGCCTGCGGGTGGTCCGCTACGCCGAACCGCGCTCCGGGACCGCCGGCGCCGCCCTGGACCTCGCCCGGACCGACGGGGCCTCGGCGGACACCGCGACGGGGCTGGTGCTCAGCCGGGTCGACGGCAACGTCCGCTACCTGACGGCCCCCTGGGTGACGGGCGCGGCGCTGCGGGACCTGCTCAAGCCCGCCGAGGACCCGGCCCCGTTGAAGCTCACCCCGGACGGGATCACCCCGCCGGTGGTGGGTCCGGCCCCGGGCGGGACCTGTACGAGCTGGAACGCGCTGGCCCTGACCGGCGACGGGACGACCCGGCTGGTCACGGACCTGGGCGAGCTGACGCCGGCGCGGCTGACGTCGGGCGCTCCGGGGGCCGCGCGGGACGTGTCGGAGGCGGCGGAGCTCGGCGAGTGGTCGAGGATCGCTTGTCTGCTCCCCTCGGTGCGCTCGCACGGGGTGCGCGCGGTCAACGCCTGGACGTACGCGAAGCAGCCGCTGCCCGAGGGCGACGGGACGGCGACCTGGCTGTGCACCCGGGCGGAGACCTGGCGGGGTACGGCGGACCGGGTGCAGGCGCAGTTCCTGGCCCCGGGCGCGCCGCTCGCCGCCCAGGCGGCCAAGGCGGAGGGCTCGGCGGCGTGCGGGGCGCGTGAGCCGCGGGTGCTGGCCGGGGTGCTGTGGAAGTCCCGGGCAGGTCAGTGGTACGTCCTGGCGGCGGGCAGCGCGCAGTTCACGTCGCTGTCGGTGTCGGGCGGCGGGGTCAGCGGGGCCGCGAACGGCAATCGACTGGCCCTCAAGGCCAAGGAGGGCGCACAGGTCGACCTCTCGGGCAAGCTGACGGACGGCACGACGGCGGGGGTGCTGCGCTAGGCGAGCGGCCCGGGGCGGTAATTTCGGCGTCGCACAGGGGTTCACCTCTTCGGTACCGCTCAGTACATTGACGCCATGTCTAATACGCCGCTCGTGCCCGCCCCCGTGGCGTCGGAACACATAGACCTCCAGGTGCGGAACGTCTCCTTCTCCTGGGAGGACACCCCGCTCCACTGGTTGCCCGGCGACCCCTTCGCCGGGCACACCATCAACGTGCTGCACCTGCTGCTGCCCGCCGGCGAGCGCTGGTTCGTCCACGTCTACAAGCAGGTGCTCCCGTACATCACCGACGACCGGCTGCGGGCCGACGTCATCGGGTTCATCGGGCAGGAGGCGACGCACGCCGCCGCGCACGACGACGTGCTCCCGCACCTCAAGCGGCTGGGCCTGGACCCGACCCCCTACACCGCGCAGGTGGACTGGCTCTTCGAGAAGCTGCTCGGCGACCGGACCCTGCCGCCCGGTCGGGCCCGCAAGTGGTGGCTGATGGAGCGCGTCGCGATGATCGCGGCGATCGAGCACTACACGGCGTTCCTCGGCGACTGGATCCTCAACGCCGAGGAGCTCGACCGGCGCGGCGCCGACCCGATGATGCTGGACCTCCTGCGCTGGCACGGCGCCGAGGAGGTCGAACACCGTTCGGTGGCCTTCGACCTGTTCATGCACGTGGACGGCAACTACCGGCGCCGCGTCCGGACCTGGGCCACCGGCTTCGCGGCCCTGGTCTTCCTGTGGCAGCGCGGCGCCCGCTTCTTCATGGAGAACGACCCCCACCTGCCCGCCGCCAAGGCCTCCCTCGGGCAGCTCTTCCGGGCCGGACAGCAGGGCGTCCTCCCCTCGACGGGGGCCATGCTGAAGTCCATCCCGACCTACCTGTCCCGTACGTACCACCCCTCGCAGGAGGGCTCGACGGCGCAGGCCGAGGCCTACCTCGCCGCCTCCCCCGGCGCCAACGGCGGGGTGCGCCCGTGAAGCGGACCCTCGCCGTCACGGTGGCGGCCGGCGCCGCCGTGCTGGCCCGGCGCGCGCTGCGCCGGCGCATACGCCGCTCCCCGCTGTGGCCGCTGCCCGCCCTGGACACCCCCGTGTCGGGCCACTCCCCGCGCCGGACCCTGTACGCCCGGATCGTCTCGCGGACCGAGCCGGCCGAGGGCGTCGTACGGATCACGCTGGAGTCGGACGAGTTCCCGGCCTGGACCCCGGGCGCGCACGTGGACGTCGTCCTGCCCTCCGGGCTCGTACGCCAGTACTCGCTGTGCGGGGATCCGGCCGACACCGGGCGGTGGACGATCGCGGTCCGGCTGGTCGAGGACGGTCGCGGTGGCTCGCGCGAGGTGCACGAGGCGCTCGTGGAGGGCGCCGAACTCCCGGTGCGGCCACCGCGCAACCGCTTCGAGCTGGTGCCCGCGCCCGCGTACGTGTTCGTCGCGGGCGGCATCGGGATCACCCCGATCCTCCCCATGCTGCGGGCCGCGACGGCCGCCGGCGCCGACTGGACCCTGCTGTACGGGGGCCGCTCGCGCGCCTCGATGCCGTTCCTGCCCGAACTCGCCGCATACGGCGAGCGGGTCACGCTGCTGCCCGAGGACGAGACGGGCCGCCCCGACCTGACCCCGCTCGCCGGGATCCGGCCGGGCACCCTGGTCTACTGCTGCGGCCCGGAACCGCTCATGCGGGCGGTCACCGAAGCCGCCCCGGACCCCTCGGCCGTCCGCCTGGAACGCTTCGTCCCGGCGGCCCCCGTCGCCGCGGGGCCCTTCACCGTGGAACTGCGCCGCTCGGGCACGGAGGTGGCGGTCGCGGCGGACGAATCGACCCTCGCGGCGGTGCGTCGCGTACGGCCCGACACCCCGTACTCGTGCGAGCAGGGGTTCTGCGGCACCTGCCGGCACCGGGTCCTCGCGGGCGAGGTCGACCACCGTGACGACCTCCTCACCGACGCCGAACGCACGACCTCGATGCTCCTGTGCGTCTCCCGCGCCTCGAAGGACCGCATAGCGCTCGACCTGTGACGCCCTGCCCGGGAAGGTGAGAAGTAGGGTGTCCGCATGACAACCGGGGTGCGGCGCAGGATGGGTGTCGAGGAGCGGCGGCAGCAGCTGATCGGGGTTGCCCTGGAGCTGTTCAGCAACCGGTCGCCCGACGACGTGTCGATCGACGAGATCGCCGCGGCGGCCGGGATATCGCGGCCGCTCGTCTACCACTACTTCCCCGGCAAGTTGAGCCTGTACGAGGCCGCGCTGCGGCGGGCCGCCGACGAGTTGGCGCAGCGGTTCGAGGAGCCGCACGAAGGGCCGCTCGGGGCACGGCTGTTGCGGGTGATGGGGCGGTTCTTCGCGTTCGTCGACGATCACGGGCCGGGTTTCTCGGCGCTGATGCGCGGCGGTCCGGCGGCCGGCAGCAGCCGGACCAACGCGATGATCGACGAGGTGCGGCAGGCGGCGTACGAGCAGATCGTCGCGCACATCGGGGTGCAGGACCCGCCGGCACGGCTGGAGTTGGTCGTGCGGTCGTGGGTGTCGCTGGCCGAGTCGACGGCGTTGCTGTGGCTCGACGGCCGCCGGATCCCGCGCGGGGAGCTGGAGTTGCAGCTGGTGCACGACTTCGCGGCGCTGGCGGCGGTGAGCGCGGCGTACGACGCGGAGATGGCGGGGATCCTCGTACGGATCCTGGCGGACGAGCCGGCCGACGGGCCGTTCGGGGAGCTGGTCGGACGGCTGGCCGCGCTGGTGCCGGGGCCTCGCGGGGACGCGTAGGCGGGTCGTGCCGATAATGCCCAGGTGATCATTGACGACGGGTTGTTGTTCCGGCCGGCCGGTGAGAAGGATGCCGGCACGCTGGTGAAGCTGTACGACGGGGCCGCCCGTTGGATGCTGGCGCGCGGGATCGAGCAGTGGAAGCCGGGCGAGAAGGACGCCGCGCACTTCCGCGACCGGATGCGCGACGGCGAGGTGTGGCTCGCCGAGGACGGCGACGGGCGGATCGTCGGCGGGTACGAGCTGTGGTGGTCCGACGAGGAGGCCTGGGGCGTCCAGCCTCCGGTCGCGGGGTACGTGCACCGGCTGATGGTGGAGCGCGAGGCGGCGCCGGCCGGGACCGGGATGCGGCTGCTGGTGCACGCCGAGCGGCGGATCGCCCGTACGGGACGGGAGCGGGCGCGGCTGGACTGCGTGGCGACCAACCCGCGGCTGTTGGCGTACTACCGGTCGGCCGGGTACCGGATCGTCGGGGAGTGCCCGCACAAGGAGGCCGAGGACGGCCGGGTCTACGGGGTGATCCTGCTGGAGCGGCGCCTCGACGTGTGAGGCGCCGCTCCGGCGGGTGTGCGCGCCGGTCAGGAGCGCTTGAAGACCGCCACCGTGCGGGCCGGGACGGTGAACTCGCCCGCCGTCGCCTCGTACGCCGCCCCCTTCACCACCGGGTCGGCGCCGCCCGCCTGCACCGGGTGCAGGGCGTGACCGACGCCCGCGAGGGCGGGGACGCGTTGGGCCTGGCGGTCGGGGGTGGCGTTGAAGACGACCACCAGGTCACCGACGGCCATGGTGAGCACGCCCGGGGTCTCCTCGGGGCCCGACAGCGGGAACGAGAGCCGCGCCTGGACCGCCTCGGCGGTGGTGAGGGCGAAGGCCGGTTCCGTCGTACGGATCCGCAGCAGGTCGCGGTAGGCGGCGGAGGCTCCGCTGATCTCGGCGCAGCCGGGGGCCGGGCCGGTCAGCAGCGGCTTCGCGTAGGTCCACTTGGGGCGGTTGTCGGCGGCGGGCGGCAGGCCCCGGCCGAAGCCGTTGCCGTCGCGGCAGTCCCAGTGCAGGGCGTTGAACCAGTCGCCGCTGTCGTAGGAATTGCGGTCCAGGGACTTCGAACGGAGCAGGTCGGTGCCCGCCTGGGAGAGGGCCGGGCCCTGCGAGAGGGCGGCCGTGGCCATGGCCAGGACCTGCGCGCGGGCCCGGTCGGCGGGTGCGGTGGCGGGCGGGAGCTTGAAGGTGAGGGCGTCGGCCAGGGTCTCGTTGTCGTGGGCGTCGACGTAGGCCAGGGCGTCGCCGGGGGCGGCGGCGTAGCCGGCCGGGGCGCCGTTGTAGTCGACGTCGGAGCCCTTGACGCGGCGGCCGGTGGTGTCGGTGAAGGTGTACGGGGCCAGGTTGCCGGAGAGGCCGACCTTCAGGAGGTCCTGGGCGTGCAGCAGGCGGGCCCGCTGTTCGGCGGGGGTGCCGTTCGCGGGGGAGGCGTTCGGGTCGGTGAACAGGCCGGTGGCGAAGCCCTGGACGCGCGGGTCCTCGTCGAAGGGGCCGCCGCCGCGTACGGCGTCGCGGGCGCGGTCGGAGAAGGTGGCGATGCCGGTGCCGGCCATGTTCTTCTGGGTGGCCTGCACGAAGCGGGCGTCGTCGGCGATCTCGCCGAAGTTCCAGCCCTCCCCGTAGAGGATGATCTTCTTTCCGTCGACCCCGTCCTTCTCTGGCGTCAGGGCGTCGAGGGCCTTGCGGACGGCCAGGATGTTGGCCTTCGGGTGGTGGCCCATCAGGTCGAAGCGGAAGCCGTCGACCTTGTACTCCTTGGCCCAGGTGACGATCGAGTCCACGACGAGGCGGCCCATCATGGCGTTCTCGGGCGCGGTGTTCGCGCAGCAGGTGGAGGTGGCGACGCCGCCGTCGGCCAGCAGCCGCTGGTAGTAGCCGGGGACGACGCGGTCCAGGACGGACTTGTCGTCCTGTCCGGCGGCGACGGTGTGGTTGTAGACGACGTCCATCACGGTGCGCAGCCCGGCCCCGTTAAGGGACTGGACCATCCTGCGGAACTCGACGGTGCGGGCGGTGCCGTTCGGGTCGGAGGCGTAGGAGCCCTCGGGGACGGTGTAGTGCAGCGGGTCGTAGCCCCAGTTGTAGGCGTCCTTGGCGGCGGCGGCCGCGACGCAGGCCTGCTGCTGCTCGGAGTCGGGTGCGTAGACCTTGAGGTCGCAGGCGGGTTCGGTGCGGTCGGCGGGCTTCTCGGGGATGGTGCCGATGTCGAACGCGGGCAGGAGGTGGACGTAGGAGGTGCCGGCGGCGGCCAGGTCGCGCAGGTGGGTCATGCCGGCCGATGCGGTGTCGGTGAAGGCCAGGTACTGGCCGGGGTGCTTCGAGGTGCGGTCCGCGACGGAGAAGTCGCGGATGTGGAGCTCCTGGATCTGGGCGTTGGTGAAGGGGACGGCGGCCGGCTTGCGCAGGTCCTTCCAACCGGGCGGAGCCAGCTTCGGGTCGGCGAGGTCCACGACGAGGCTGTGGGTGGAGTCGGCGGTCAGGGCGGTCGCGTACGGGTCGGTGACCAGGTTGCGGACGACGGCGCGGGTGCTCGGGGCCCAGACGGTCACGGCGTAGCGGTACGGCTTGCCGGACCAGGAGCGCTCGCCGCGTACGGACCAGACGC
Coding sequences:
- a CDS encoding PepSY domain-containing protein; translation: MSLDEIKDVPVPARDAEAQDVPPTTGGTWAALRPLLLRLHFYAGLLVAPLLFLAATTGLLYAGSWQAERILYSDQLTVDRVGGSVLPLGQQVKAAQSAAPEGKVLGVWPAPEAEATTRVIMESPGLGEGETLTVFVDPYTADVRGQLTTAGDALPLRAWLSEFHSSLQLGEFGRNYSELAASWLWVVALGGLALWIGRRRARKADLVLPDRKATGRRRTLSWHGTVGLWAVAGLVVLSATGLTWSKYAGENIGQVQDRLGGATPSVSAKLDGAASAGSDEHAGHVMTEDMEMPPPPPTADVGIDRAVAAARAAGVTESLRVTLPAQGKGYVIKEADKQVPVHLDTVAVDPADGRIMDELRFADYPLLAKLTRFGIDLHMGQTFGIVNQLALAALAVAVMFLVGWGYRMWWMRRPTKERGLSFGRPQPRGAWRRLPVTALLPLACVTALVGWFVPLLGISLLVFLAGDIALGFAAARRRAKAPQQA
- a CDS encoding rhomboid-like protein, whose translation is MPLGALYSGGVQLGAYALERLAPAERERVLRTCSTNVDNLDAGHWQTLLTSAFVVEEPMPLPYALLLVAVLGYAEYAYGAWWTAATFLFGHATATLLVHGVLRRTADTETRRAVDVGTSYGFNAVLGTLTSALPRGPVRHGTRAALLAVGAWPVLRRERTFTDVGHLVALGLGIGLSFAVDCLSEKNHRKIALA
- a CDS encoding tyrosine-protein phosphatase produces the protein MTAKPSTTVANLRDLGGIPLAGGRSVRPGLVLRSGALDRLDLDADPVMAGLGLRTVIDLRSAPERADHPDLLPDGARLLVRDVLADKMSESRMPAAAQLKDLLADPVVAEERLGNGKAQALFGSVYRSFVSTASAQDAYRTLLTEAADPQAGPLLFHCTAGKDRTGWGATVILALLGADEETLMAEYLSVNPAVKEAFAPLIEGFTAAGGDPEIALALIGVFPSYLEAGLDEVRVRFGSMEKYVREGLGVPDETVEALRARLIA
- a CDS encoding metal-dependent hydrolase, translating into MSNTPLVPAPVASEHIDLQVRNVSFSWEDTPLHWLPGDPFAGHTINVLHLLLPAGERWFVHVYKQVLPYITDDRLRADVIGFIGQEATHAAAHDDVLPHLKRLGLDPTPYTAQVDWLFEKLLGDRTLPPGRARKWWLMERVAMIAAIEHYTAFLGDWILNAEELDRRGADPMMLDLLRWHGAEEVEHRSVAFDLFMHVDGNYRRRVRTWATGFAALVFLWQRGARFFMENDPHLPAAKASLGQLFRAGQQGVLPSTGAMLKSIPTYLSRTYHPSQEGSTAQAEAYLAASPGANGGVRP
- a CDS encoding PDR/VanB family oxidoreductase, which encodes MKRTLAVTVAAGAAVLARRALRRRIRRSPLWPLPALDTPVSGHSPRRTLYARIVSRTEPAEGVVRITLESDEFPAWTPGAHVDVVLPSGLVRQYSLCGDPADTGRWTIAVRLVEDGRGGSREVHEALVEGAELPVRPPRNRFELVPAPAYVFVAGGIGITPILPMLRAATAAGADWTLLYGGRSRASMPFLPELAAYGERVTLLPEDETGRPDLTPLAGIRPGTLVYCCGPEPLMRAVTEAAPDPSAVRLERFVPAAPVAAGPFTVELRRSGTEVAVAADESTLAAVRRVRPDTPYSCEQGFCGTCRHRVLAGEVDHRDDLLTDAERTTSMLLCVSRASKDRIALDL
- a CDS encoding TetR/AcrR family transcriptional regulator, whose protein sequence is MTTGVRRRMGVEERRQQLIGVALELFSNRSPDDVSIDEIAAAAGISRPLVYHYFPGKLSLYEAALRRAADELAQRFEEPHEGPLGARLLRVMGRFFAFVDDHGPGFSALMRGGPAAGSSRTNAMIDEVRQAAYEQIVAHIGVQDPPARLELVVRSWVSLAESTALLWLDGRRIPRGELELQLVHDFAALAAVSAAYDAEMAGILVRILADEPADGPFGELVGRLAALVPGPRGDA
- a CDS encoding GNAT family N-acetyltransferase is translated as MIIDDGLLFRPAGEKDAGTLVKLYDGAARWMLARGIEQWKPGEKDAAHFRDRMRDGEVWLAEDGDGRIVGGYELWWSDEEAWGVQPPVAGYVHRLMVEREAAPAGTGMRLLVHAERRIARTGRERARLDCVATNPRLLAYYRSAGYRIVGECPHKEAEDGRVYGVILLERRLDV